A region of Myxococcus stipitatus DSM 14675 DNA encodes the following proteins:
- a CDS encoding cupin-like domain-containing protein, which produces MADVAPSLGADWREWLAENVVRGVDVERLVDTLVAAGHSPATACAEVCATREHPAVRAGLGHTRLHEDTLSLLDTRVWLHRQAGAHRQVERQADLPVAEVMTRYYLAHRPVLLEGFMRDWPLMERWTPQSLATSRGEVAVEVMAGREARADHDLEPDACRTVMRLAEFIRRLEEGGPSNDLYLTARNFALEREELRGLLDDVRYPPGLLRKSARPGAVKLWVGPAGTLTGLHHDLGTVLFGQVFGRKRFRLIPSFHTHHVYSHLEVWSQVDAERPDLTRFPAYREADVLEVIVEPGDMLLIPAGWWHWVHALDVSVSVTFQEFDVPEGNTWWKLG; this is translated from the coding sequence ATGGCGGACGTGGCACCCAGCCTTGGGGCGGACTGGCGGGAGTGGCTGGCGGAGAACGTGGTGCGGGGCGTGGACGTGGAGCGCCTGGTCGACACGCTCGTGGCCGCGGGGCATTCCCCCGCCACGGCGTGCGCGGAGGTCTGCGCCACGCGAGAGCACCCCGCGGTGCGGGCGGGGCTTGGACACACGCGGCTGCACGAAGACACGCTGTCCCTGCTCGACACGCGCGTCTGGCTCCATCGCCAGGCCGGAGCCCATCGCCAGGTGGAGCGGCAGGCGGACTTGCCTGTCGCGGAGGTGATGACGCGCTACTACCTGGCCCACCGCCCGGTGCTGCTCGAGGGCTTCATGCGCGACTGGCCCTTGATGGAACGCTGGACACCGCAATCCCTCGCAACCTCGCGGGGGGAGGTCGCGGTGGAGGTGATGGCGGGGCGCGAGGCTCGCGCGGACCATGACCTGGAGCCGGACGCCTGCCGCACGGTGATGCGCCTGGCGGAGTTCATCCGCAGGCTGGAGGAGGGGGGACCCAGCAATGACCTCTACCTGACGGCGCGCAACTTCGCGCTGGAGCGGGAGGAGTTGCGGGGGCTGCTGGACGACGTGCGCTACCCTCCGGGGCTGCTCCGGAAGTCAGCGCGTCCAGGCGCGGTGAAGCTCTGGGTGGGCCCCGCGGGGACGCTGACGGGGCTGCATCACGACCTGGGCACGGTCCTCTTCGGACAAGTGTTCGGGCGCAAACGCTTTCGCCTCATTCCCTCGTTCCACACGCACCACGTCTATAGCCATCTCGAGGTGTGGAGTCAGGTCGACGCGGAGCGGCCGGACCTCACACGCTTCCCCGCGTATCGCGAGGCGGACGTGCTCGAGGTCATCGTGGAGCCGGGTGACATGCTGTTGATTCCAGCGGGGTGGTGGCACTGGGTGCATGCGCTGGACGTCAGCGTGTCCGTCACCTTCCAGGAGTTCGACGTCCCGGAGGGCAATACCTGGTGGAAGCTGGGATGA
- a CDS encoding cupin-like domain-containing protein, with protein sequence MSQTQADRAVAAVAEHPAVRHGLQSSHRRQELESLLAARALLHAQHHPGSAPLDVERRRGLRPEVFFEHYFARNQPVIVEGLLEDWPALKRWTPEWLAQRFGDEEVEVMAGRGAEPDPDFHAERLRRTQSMRALVAQVRGTPASDDVYLVARNSLLLKPAFRSLLEDLRPPSGFIHPDLSAPDSVHLWFGPAGTLSNLHHDHLNILFCQVLGRKRFWLLPPCETPRLYNDRGLYSAVDIRAPDPRRFPDFARASLHSCVVGPGDALLIPVGWWHAVQALDVSLSVTFVCFDRPERNVEWRDYWIGPRPEKVQR encoded by the coding sequence TTGTCCCAGACACAGGCGGACCGGGCCGTGGCGGCGGTGGCCGAGCACCCCGCGGTGCGTCACGGCCTCCAGTCCTCCCACCGGCGTCAGGAATTGGAGTCCCTGCTGGCGGCCCGCGCCCTGCTGCATGCCCAACACCATCCCGGGTCTGCCCCCCTCGACGTCGAGCGCCGGCGCGGCCTGCGCCCGGAGGTGTTCTTCGAGCACTACTTCGCGCGCAACCAGCCTGTCATCGTCGAGGGTCTGCTGGAGGACTGGCCCGCGCTGAAGCGCTGGACACCGGAGTGGCTGGCGCAGCGCTTCGGCGACGAGGAGGTGGAGGTCATGGCGGGCCGAGGCGCCGAGCCAGACCCGGACTTCCATGCGGAGCGGCTGCGGAGGACGCAGTCCATGCGCGCGCTGGTGGCGCAGGTGCGTGGGACGCCCGCGTCGGATGATGTCTATCTCGTGGCGCGCAACAGCCTGCTGTTGAAGCCAGCCTTTCGCTCCCTGCTCGAGGACCTGCGTCCTCCGTCTGGCTTCATCCATCCGGACCTGAGTGCGCCCGACAGCGTCCACCTGTGGTTCGGCCCCGCGGGGACGCTGTCCAACCTGCACCATGACCACCTCAACATCCTCTTCTGCCAGGTGCTGGGGCGGAAGCGCTTCTGGCTCCTGCCTCCCTGTGAGACCCCGCGCCTCTACAACGACCGGGGCCTCTACAGCGCGGTGGACATCCGCGCGCCGGACCCTCGCCGCTTCCCGGACTTCGCGCGGGCCTCGCTGCACTCGTGTGTGGTGGGGCCCGGGGACGCGCTCTTGATTCCCGTGGGCTGGTGGCACGCGGTGCAGGCGCTGGACGTGAGCCTGTCCGTGACGTTCGTCTGCTTCGACAGGCCGGAGCGCAACGTGGAGTGGCGTGACTATTGGATTGGCCCCCGGCCGGAGAAGGTCCAGCGATGA